One genomic window of Pecten maximus chromosome 3, xPecMax1.1, whole genome shotgun sequence includes the following:
- the LOC117323921 gene encoding alpha-2Da adrenergic receptor-like, translating to MATLSPPVFAGPVDNQDTLEDLNTYLARLLIPNDVILAIYLLAGLFGNLLVIYVYSFKLKTKRDNRFFIPFLACFDVLACTIGDSFAMSLNILPIIYYGDTLCKTLWFLSEATSISSSLLLLVIGLQRFLKVCRPFEAQMTSMWKKIALIVTVVSACLVSSPTVLFYGEIHSYTLANMTGIRCGKRDDNPYLVQGLLIYNVILFGTAVFGIVTMAVLYGLIARVIYHQFLRHRKSAHKNTKTHVKIKYSDKSNTSMSCDDDEDRVTMRKDYSTASPSTEGQSSNSVPTPTETDLESQIPFPEPDMDDQSIGDCEINDQNSKQENTKDEKEEKRIKRRSFDVLRENIDNIREKLQRERVYNHFRVHRCTYMFMTITLIFFVSYIPRVVLMLLESLDPDFWSSLSNSQIQLCYFLYRMYLLNHVTNPFIYGLFDSRFRSKAKRLLCPCMITRRKRSIRHN from the coding sequence ATGGCCACCCTTTCTCCACCAGTGTTTGCTGGACCTGTTGACAACCAGGATACACTAGAGGATTTAAACACGTATCTGGCTCGTCTCCTCATCCCAAACGATGTGATCCTCGCCATTTATCTCTTGGCGGGGTTGTTTGGTAACCTCCTCGTCATATATGTTTACTCTTTCAAGCTCAAGACCAAGCGTGATAATCGATTCTTCATACCATTCCTCGCATGCTTCGACGTGCTGGCTTGCACTATAGGAGACAGCTTCGCCATGTCTTTAAACATTTTACCTATCATATACTATGGCGATACGCTATGTAAAACCTTGTGGTTTCTCAGCGAGGCAACATCCATCTCTTCAAGCCTGTTGCTGCTTGTGATTGGCTTACAGCGGTTTCTTAAAGTGTGCAGACCTTTTGAAGCACAGATGACTTCTATGTGGAAGAAAATAGCCCTGATAGTAACAGTTGTGAGTGCGTGTCTAGTGTCAAGCCCGACCGTCCTGTTTTATGGCGAGATTCATTCCTATACACTGGCCAACATGACGGGAATACGGTGTGGGAAGCGGGACGACAATCCATACCTCGTTCAGGGTCTCCTCATCTATAACGTCATTCTGTTCGGTACCGCTGTCTTTGGTATTGTTACAATGGCTGTCCTATACGGCCTCATAGCTCGGGTAATATATCATCAATTCCTCCGTCACAGAAAATCAGCACACAAGAACACAAAAACACAcgttaaaattaaatattccGACAAGTCGAATACTTCTATGTCATGTGACGATGATGAGGACAGAGTGACGATGCGAAAGGATTATTCTACAGCATCACCTTCGACAGAAGGTCAGAGTTCGAATAGTGTTCCAACACCGACGGAAACGGATCTAGAGTCCCAAATACCATTTCCGGAACCGGATATGGATGATCAATCGATAGGCGATTGTGAGATTAATGATCAAAATAGTAAACAAGAAAATACCAAAGACGAGAAAGAAGAAAAACGAATCAAAAGACGTTCATTTGATGTTTTacgtgaaaatattgacaatattcgTGAAAAACTACAGCGAGAGCGGGTTTACAACCATTTTCGGGTTCATCGCTGTACGTACATGTTTATGACGATCACTCTGATTTTTTTCGTGTCATACATCCCGCGCGTGGTCCTAATGTTATTGGAGTCGCTGGATCCTGACTTCTGGAGCTCACTGTCTAACTCACAGATACAGCTGTGCTACTTCCTGTACCGCATGTATCTCCTCAATCACGTGACGAACCCATTCATATACGGATTATTCGACAGCAGATTTAGATCAAAAGCGAAACGACTGTTGTGTCCATGTATGATTACACGAAGGAAACGTAGCATTAGACATAACTAG